From Quercus lobata isolate SW786 chromosome 1, ValleyOak3.0 Primary Assembly, whole genome shotgun sequence, one genomic window encodes:
- the LOC115981737 gene encoding DDT domain-containing protein PTM encodes MEFVGRTVKKDFKGFGVFSGTVRSYDVSSGLFEIVYDNGDSEELGISQLTLLLPAQEEGEEEEEEEEEEEEEAQAQAQAQAQGLLAEESSLLGRKPKKRPRIEPESEVGGGAGNASVNFVTDLNSNCDLSNGFGGNFSGNSNSNGNLGDGFEGNLEMGDGFVGKEERERECVEVDRNLHVNIEEAQTLGKGSGGGIGIGIGENLNRNDVFDLNAGFNLNEEVDLNGDGFDDTHVKPEDNVRKRDCIDLNLDVNGDLDDDLGGGNLGVSCSGTQKRECDFDLNLEVCEEIKDADGDGGVVFKASDSSEIVEEIQKKDVEEKCEEDGGANGLLKQADLDINEGLLMQGISGSLDPAVADASLGLVGLEKENSVEGCSSVEVQLKDGVSEAGATVVHGDQGNLGSPCKQGSSRRKRRRKSDNLKSMTETVLRRSARRGSAQNRVSMTSCAADDTPSPAVSAVTEEVPVISGCEASEKISALPLKPQLPPSSQNLNLDEIPIPDLFSVYACLRSFSSLLFLSPFELEDFVAVLKSKSPSTLFDCIHVSILQTLRKHLENLSNEGSESASNCLRSLNWDLLDLITWPIFMAEYLLIHGSGLKPGFNISHLKLFKSDYYKQPAAVKVEILRCLCDDMIEVEVIRSELNRRSLAADPDMVFDRSTNLGINKKRKLTVDDSGGSCLSKEVGEDATDWNSDECCLCKMDGSLICCDGCPAAYHSKCVGIASDLLPEGDWYCPECAIDRHKPWMKPRKSLRGAELLGIDPHGRLYFSSCGYLLVSESCDTESSFSYYHRNDLDVVIEVLKESDISYGAILMAIYKQWVIPLSLNGASNLDLLNHSVYSDILMKGHSPAILMTSAPLTSSKTNTVKNETDDARKVKENCNSGCSVNLLNSMTATESPHMNPEGSAGATQMSVDIQNFQNHGPHDSNRSEKPRRCRLSRGCPLTSTSVDVKRENNMEAADPGHSSSTITTRKRERSPMNCGIGYMNYYSFAQTASSVAEELMPKSSDKINENAIITEEDIIAAQMKAIVKKSTKFGWANTQNLDVDARKEKCGWCFSCRVPTDDRDCLFNMYLGTFWEGSKSDVVGHQSKKNRKSHLIDVICHILSVEDRLHGLLLGPWLNPHFTKYWQKSILKASDVGSVKHLLLTLESNLRPLALSTEWSRHVDSVATVGSAAHVVISSSRASSKHGINRKRVRSSEPESNPSSNAASGLGILWWRGGRLSRKVFNWKVLPRSLASKAARQAGCVKIPGILYPENSEYAKRSRYVAWRSAVETATSVEQLAFQVREFDSNIKWDNIENTLPLPALDKETIKSIRLFKKVIIRRKSTEGEVVKYLLDFGKRRVIPGIVKRHGSPLEDSSSERKRYWLAESYVPMYLLKNFEEKRIARKSNEMKSRKLPEVGRVTNRRLQKRGFSYLFSKAERSEYHQCGHCNKDVLIREAVSCQHCKGFFHKRHVRKSAGAITAECTYTCHRCQNGMSTKVVAKRGKTGTKGGKLQTQKRKKASKVSRPVRLKSRKKVTKVVQVRSKNSKKVPASVPLRRSPRKAKGLSLQNKKLEQRKKGKKIKSKKTTFQKPKRTASWRKKRTHIYHSYWLNGLRLSRKPNDERVTHFREKNIHSSSENLSVTLGQPKCLICCEARCSSTLNYIACEICKEWFHEDALGLTPENIDRLIGFRCHICCKRTPPVCPHVLDVKSDVSQLVEAQSNDVVECNDEVSNTVPPLSEIACN; translated from the exons ATGGAGTTTGTAGGTAGAACTGTGAAGAAAGATTTCAAGGGCTTTGGGGTTTTCTCGGGGACCGTGAGATCCTACGACGTCTCCTCTGGGTTGTTCGAGATCGTCTATGACAACGGTGATTCCGAGGAGCTCGGTATTTCCCAACTCACTTTGCTCTTACCGGCCcaagaagaaggagaggaagaggaagaggaagaggaagaggaagaagaagaagcgcaAGCTCAAGCTCAAGCTCAAGCCCAAGGGTTGTTGGCTGAGGAAAGTTCGCTGCTTGGCCGGAAGCCCAAGAAGCGGCCCCGTATCGAGCCGGAGAGCGAGGTCGGTGGCGGTGCAGGTAATGCTAGCGTTAATTTCGTGACtgatttgaattctaattgTGATTTGAGTAATGGGTTTGGAGGGAATTTTAGTGGGAATTCGAATTCTAACGGTAATTTAGGTGATGGGTTTGAGGGGAATTTGGAAATGGGAGATGGGTTTGTAGggaaggaggagagagagagagagtgtgtggaGGTTGATAGGAATTTGCATGTTAATATTGAAGAAGCACAAACCCTAGGGAAGGGGAGTGGAGGTGGAATTGGGATTGGGATTGGGGAGAATTTGAATAGAAATGATGTGTTTGATTTGAATGCTGGGTTTAATTTGAATGAGGAGGTGGATTTGAATGGTGATGGGTTTGATGATACCCATGTTAAGCCTGAGGACAATGTGAGGAAAAGGGATTGTattgatttgaatttggatgTCAATGGTGATTTAGATGATGATTTGGGTGGCGGAAATTTGGGGGTTTCATGTTCGGGAACCCAGAAGAGggaatgtgattttgatttgaatttggagGTTTGTGAAGAAATTAAGGATGCAGATGGTGATGGTGGAGTGGTGTTTAAGGCTAGCGACTCTTCTGAGATTGTTgaagaaattcaaaagaaagatgTTGAAGAAAAATGTGAGGAAGATGGTGGAGCAAATGGGCTTTTGAAGCAAGCTGATTTAGATATCAATGAGGGCTTATTGATGCAGGGTATTAGTGGGTCCCTTGACCCTGCGGTCGCAGATGCATCTTTAGGGTTGGTTGGACTTGAGAAGGAAAATAGTGTTGAGGGTTGTAGTTCTGTGGAAGTTCAGTTGAAGGACGGTGTTTCTGAGGCTGGTGCTACAGTTGTTCATGGGGACCAAGGCAACTTAGGAAGTCCATGCAAACAAGGAAGTAGCcggagaaagagaagaagaaaatcagATAATTTGAAATCCATGACAGAGACAGTTTTGAGAAGAAGTGCTCGTAGAGGGTCTGCTCAGAATCGTGTTTCGATGACTTCATGTGCTGCTGATGATACACCGTCCCCTGCAGTTAGTGCAGTAACAGAGGAAGTGCCGGTGATTTCAGGTTGCGAAGCATCTGAAAAGATCAGTGCTCTTCCCTTAAAGCCGCAATTACCCCCTTCAtcacaaaatttgaatttagatgAAATTCCTATTCCTGACCTCTTTTCTGTCTATGCCTGTTTAAGATCATTTAGTAGTTTATTATTTCTGAGTCCCTTTGAGCTGGAGGATTTTGTAGCAGTATTGAAGAGCAAGTCTCCTAGTACattgtttgattgcattcatgtttcTATTTTGCAAACTCTGCGGAAGCATTTGGAGAACCTTTCGAATGAAGGTTCTGAATCTGCTTCTAATTGCCTGAG GAGTCTTAACTGGGATTTGTTAGACTTAATTACGTGGCCGATTTTTATGGCTGAGTACCTACTGATTCATGGTTCGGGATTGAAGCCGGGTTTTAATATTAGTCACTTAAAGCTATTTAAAAGTGACTACTACAAACAACCTGCCGCCGTAAAGGTTGAGATACTTCGATGTCTGTGTGATGATATGATTGAAGTGGAAGTCATAAGGTCTGAACTTAATAGAAGATCTTTGGCAGCTGATCCTGACATGGTTTTTGATCGGAGTACAAACCTTGGGATTAACAAGAAAAGGAAACTTACAGTAGATGATTCTGGTGGCTCTTGTTTGAGCAAGGAGGTTGGTGAGGATGCCACTGACTGGAATAGCGATGAATGCTGCCTTTGTAAGATGGATGGAAGTTTAATATGCTGTGATGGGTGTCCTGCTGCATACCATTCAAAGTGTGTGGGAATTGCTAGTGATCTTTTGCCTGAGGGTGACTGGTACTGCCCTGAGTGTGCCATCGACAGACATAAGCCTTGGATGAAACCACGCAAGTCACTTCGAGGAGCAGAGTTACTGGGAATTGATCCTCATGGTCGGCTATATTTTAGCAGCTGTGGTTACTTGTTGGT GTCAGAGTCATGTGACACTGAATCCTCATTCAGTTACTACCATAGAAATGATTTGGATGTTGTAATTGAAGTGCTAAAGGAGTCAGATATTTCCTATGGTGCCATATTAATGGCTATTTACAAGCAGTGGGTTATCCCCCTCAGTTTGAATGGGGCTAGTAATTTGGACCTGCTGAACCATTCTGTATACTCAGACATTCTTATGAAGGGACATAGCCCAGCTATTTTAATGACCTCGGCACCATTGACATCTTCAAAAACAAATACTGTGAAGAATGAAACTGATGATGCaagaaaagttaaagaaaactGTAATAGCGGATGTTCTGTGAACTTGTTAAATTCCATGACTGCAACAGAAAGTCCACATATGAATCCAGAAGGATCAGCTGGAGCCACACAAATGAGTGTAGACATtcagaattttcaaaatcatgggCCCCATGATTCAAATAGATCTGAAAAACCACGAAGATGCCGACTTTCTAGAGGCTGTCCTTTGACATCTACAAGCGTAGATGTCAAACGAGAAAATAATATGGAAGCTGCAGATCCTGGCCATTCCTCATCTACTATAACtactagaaagagagagagatccccTATGAATTGTGGGATTGGTTACATGAACTATTACAGTTTTGCTCAAACTGCCTCATCTGTTGCAGAGGAGTTGATGCCTAAATCATCGGACAAAATCAATGAAAACGCTATTATAACAGAGGAGGATATAATTGCAGCACAGATGAAGGCCATTGTGAAGAAATCTACCAAGTTTGGTTGGGCAAATACTCAGAACCTAGATGTAGATGCAAGGAAAGAGAAGTGTGGGTGGTGCTTTTCATGTAGAGTTCCAACTGATGACAGAGATTGCTtgtttaacatgtatttaggaaCTTTTTGGGAAGGTTCTAAAAGTGATGTGGTTGGGCATCAATCAAAAAAGAATAGGAAAAGCCATCTTATAGATGTCATCTGTCATATTCTTTCTGTTGAAGATCGTCTGCATGGGCTTTTGTTGGGTCCATGGCTGAATCCACATTTTACCAAGTACTGGCAAAAAAGTATTCTGAAGGCATCTGATGTGGGGTCTGTTAAACATTTATTGCTCACA TTGGAGTCAAATTTGCGTCCTCTTGCACTCTCAACTGAATGGTCAAGACATGTGGATTCTGTTGCTACTGTGGGTTCAGCTGCACATGTTGTCATTAGTTCATCACGGGCATCCTCAAAACATGGTATTAACCGGAAAAGGGTTAGGTCTTCAGAACCTGAGTCGAATCCTTCTTCAAATGCTGCTAGTGGATTGGGTATATTATGGTGGAGAGGTGGTAGGCTTTCTCGTAAAGTGTTTAATTGGAAGGTTCTTCCTCGCTCCTTGGCATCAAAGGCAGCCAGACAAG CTGGGTGTGTAAAGATACCGGGCATATTATATCCTGAGAATTCAGAATATGCAAAGAGAAGCAGATATGTTGCTTGGCGATCTGCTGTTGAGACAGCAACAAGTGTAGAGCAGCTTGCTTTCCAG GTTAGAGAGTTTGATTCAAACATTAAGTGGGATAACATTGAAAACACACTCCCTCTCCCTGCATTGGACAAGGAAACTATTAAATCAATCAGATTGTTCAAGAAAGTTATTATCCGAAGGAAGAGCACTGAAGGGGAAGTGGTAAAATATCTTCTTGATTTTGGCAAGAGAAGAGTTATCCCTGGCATTGTTAAAAGGCATGGGTCCCCTCTGGAAGATTCCTCTAGTGAAAGGAAGAGATATTGGTTGGCTGAATCTTATGTTCCCATGTatctcttgaaaaattttgaggaGAAAAGAATTGCCCGCAAATCTAATGAGATGAAATCTAGGAAACTTCCCGAGGTTGGTAGAGTAACAAATAGACGCCTCCAGAAAAGGGGATTTTCGTATTTGTTTTCCAAGGCAGAAAGATCTGAGTATCATCAGTGTGGGCACTGCAATAAAGATGTCCTGATCAG GGAAGCTGTGAGCTGCCAGCATTGTAAAG GATTTTTTCATAAAAGGCATGTCAGGAAATCTGCTGGGGCCATCACTGCTGAATGTACATACACATGCCACCGATGCCAGAATGGGATGTCTACCAAGGTTGTTGCAAAAAGAGGGAAAACTGGCACCAAAGGAGGGAAATTACAGACACAAAAGCGGAAAAAAGCCTCCAAAGTTAGCAGACCAGTGCGactaaaaagtagaaaaaaagtAACAAAGGTTGTACAAGTACGAtctaaaaatagtaaaaaagttccAGCTTCTGTACCTCTGCGTCGTTCACCAAGGAAAGCTAAAGGCTTgtcattacaaaataaaaaacttgaacaacgcaagaaagggaaaaagatTAAATCCAAAAAGACGACATTTCAGAAACCGAAAAGAACAGCTTCTTGGCGGAAGAAAAGAACTCATATTTACCATAGTTACTGGCTTAATGGTCTCCGGTTGTCTAGAAAGCCGAATGATGAACGAGTGACTCattttagggagaaaaatatTCATTCCTCTTCTGAGAATTTGTCTGTAACTCTTGGTCAGCCCAAATGCCTTATTTGTTGTGAAGCAAGATGTTCATCTACACTAAATTATATTGCTTGTGAAATTTGTAAAG AGTGGTTTCATGAAGATGCTCTTGGACTCACTCCAGAGAACATTGATAGACTTATCGGATTTAGGTGCCACATATGTTGCAAAAGAACCCCTCCTGTCTGCCCCCATGTGCTAGATGTGAAGAGTGATGTGTCCCAGTTGGTTGAGGCCCAAAGTAATGATGTGGTCGAATGTAATGATGAAGTTTCTAATACTGTCCCACCATTGAGCGAG ATTGCTTGCAATTGA
- the LOC115950147 gene encoding uncharacterized protein LOC115950147 — translation MAKGNVENYVGSALWDFNLPRAAPTCWVPPPHGFHKINVDGASSELENSSSISVVIRDSFGKVVVALSKPLQVCFTAELSEIMALEHGVLLAQELQLSRIIIESDSQNAIQAVQDKATGSSYGHIVQSILQACESFETCIFKHLSRNFNSVAHELAHSARRTRSQHLWIGVTPPCVVSV, via the exons ATGGCAAAGGGTAATGTTGAAAATTATGTAGGCTCGGCATTGTGGGACTTCAATCTCCCAAGGGCTGCCCCTACTTGCTGGGTTCCCCCTCCTCATggctttcataaaataaatgtagATGGGGCGTCTTctgaattggaaaattcttCTAGCATCAGTGTTGTCATTAGAGATAGCTTTGGCAAAGTTGTAGTTGCCCTCAGCAAGCCTCTCCAAGTTTGTTTTACTGCTGAACTTTCGGAAATAATGGCTTTGGAGCATGGTGTTCTTTTGGCTCAGGAGCTTCAGCTATCCAGGATCATAATTGAATCAGATTCGCAGAACGCTATTCAAGCAGTCCAAGACAAGGCCACAGGCAGCAGCTATGGGCACATTGTGCAGAGTATTCTTCAAGCTTGTGAATCCTTTGAGACCTGCATCTTCAAACATTTAAGCAGAAACTTCAACTCTGTTGCTCATGAGCTTGCTCATTCTGCTAGAAGAACTAGATCCCAGCACCTTTGGATTGGAGTCACGCCCCCATGT GTTGTCTCTGTATGA